The Candidatus Omnitrophota bacterium genome contains a region encoding:
- a CDS encoding YebC/PmpR family DNA-binding transcriptional regulator, producing the protein MSGHNKWSSIKHKKGAADAQRGKLFSRLARELTVAAREGGGEADTNPRLRTVIGKCKEANMPADNIQRAIKKGTGELPGVVYEEVMYEGYGQGGVALLIQALTDNKNRTTGEVRSTLNKRGGNLAGAGSVAWQFSSKGYIVVEKEKGEEETVMNIVIEAGAEDFVVEDSCYEITTEPMELERVKQALENAGVVYQSAELTMVPASTVKVEGSDAKTLLGLISALEDCEDVQNVYANFDISDELLEELSSE; encoded by the coding sequence ATGTCCGGTCACAATAAATGGTCTTCAATTAAGCACAAGAAGGGGGCAGCGGATGCCCAGCGGGGCAAACTCTTCTCCAGATTGGCGCGGGAACTCACCGTGGCCGCTCGTGAAGGCGGGGGCGAGGCAGACACCAACCCGCGATTGCGCACAGTTATCGGCAAATGCAAGGAAGCCAATATGCCTGCGGACAATATCCAACGGGCCATCAAGAAAGGCACGGGTGAGCTTCCGGGTGTTGTCTATGAAGAAGTGATGTACGAGGGCTATGGCCAGGGCGGCGTGGCCCTGCTGATCCAGGCCCTTACTGATAACAAGAATCGCACCACAGGCGAGGTGCGCAGCACGTTGAACAAACGCGGCGGCAATTTAGCCGGCGCGGGTTCTGTGGCCTGGCAGTTCAGCTCCAAGGGGTATATTGTAGTGGAAAAGGAGAAGGGCGAAGAAGAAACGGTGATGAATATCGTAATCGAGGCAGGGGCCGAGGACTTTGTGGTCGAGGATTCCTGCTATGAAATCACCACGGAGCCCATGGAGTTGGAGCGTGTGAAGCAGGCCCTCGAGAATGCCGGCGTTGTTTATCAGTCTGCGGAACTCACCATGGTTCCTGCTTCCACAGTGAAGGTAGAGGGCTCGGATGCCAAAACGCTTTTGGGTTTGATCAGTGCCTTGGAAGACTGTGAAGATGTTCAGAATGTCTACGCGAATTTTGATATTTCGGACGAGCTCTTGGAGGAGCTGAGTTCAGAGTGA
- a CDS encoding crossover junction endodeoxyribonuclease RuvC — MGVDPGLGITGYGVIESNSGGFQVLAAGVVQTLSKIPLEQRLMTLHSALESLLKEHCPAVLVLEELYSHSRHPATAITMAHARGVVCLAAARQGIPVVGYAARRVKQVITGNGAADKSQVNRMIEFHLNWRDPEAPLDVTDALSLGLTYLRLQETQSRMGRVLSESLRR; from the coding sequence TTGGGTGTGGACCCCGGCTTGGGTATCACGGGCTACGGGGTCATTGAGTCGAATTCAGGGGGCTTTCAGGTGCTCGCTGCGGGTGTCGTTCAAACCCTTTCCAAGATTCCTTTAGAGCAACGCCTCATGACCCTCCATTCCGCATTGGAATCTCTCCTGAAGGAACACTGCCCTGCTGTCTTGGTTTTGGAAGAGCTCTATTCTCATTCACGGCACCCGGCCACGGCAATCACCATGGCTCATGCGCGCGGCGTTGTGTGTTTGGCTGCTGCCCGGCAGGGGATTCCCGTTGTGGGTTACGCAGCCAGGCGCGTCAAACAGGTGATTACCGGCAACGGCGCGGCAGACAAGTCTCAGGTCAATCGCATGATCGAATTCCACCTCAATTGGAGAGATCCCGAAGCCCCTTTGGACGTGACGGATGCGCTGTCCCTGGGTTTGACCTATTTGCGTTTACAGGAAACGCAGAGCCGCATGGGGCGGGTCCTTTCAGAGAGTTTGCGCCGATGA
- the ruvB gene encoding Holliday junction branch migration DNA helicase RuvB, which yields MEDPFDADIHSRAIAPEEADEDQVLGLSLRPKTLDEFVGQRAVTANLDIAIRAAKGRGEPLEHLLFCGPPGLGKTTLAHIVAAEMGAKITATSGPALERAGDLIGLLTNLAEGDVLFIDEIHRLSKVVEEFLYPAMEDFQIDFLIDKGPYAKTIKFNLKRFTLVGATTRVGLLSSPLRSRFGMSEHMDFYEVEDLTRIVLRSAGLLSCELQCEAASEIARRSRGTPRVANRLLRRVRDYAQVMEDGHITRENACMALESQGIDGAGLDAFDRKLLETLIRVYDGGPVGVESLAATLNEETDTLSDVLEPYLLKAGFLKRTPRGRQVTRLAYEHFQMERTHQNNSQKEFFTSA from the coding sequence ATGGAAGATCCCTTTGACGCAGATATCCATTCGCGCGCAATAGCCCCCGAGGAGGCGGACGAAGACCAGGTCCTGGGTCTTTCCCTTCGGCCCAAAACCCTGGACGAGTTCGTGGGACAGCGCGCAGTGACCGCTAACTTGGATATCGCGATCCGGGCGGCCAAGGGCCGGGGCGAACCGCTGGAACACCTGTTGTTCTGCGGTCCCCCGGGCCTGGGTAAGACTACGCTCGCGCATATTGTGGCCGCGGAGATGGGAGCCAAGATCACGGCCACCAGCGGCCCGGCGCTCGAGCGGGCAGGGGACCTGATCGGGCTTCTCACCAATTTGGCTGAAGGCGATGTGCTCTTTATCGACGAGATCCATCGTCTCTCCAAGGTGGTGGAGGAATTTCTCTATCCGGCGATGGAGGATTTCCAAATTGATTTTCTGATCGACAAAGGCCCGTATGCCAAAACCATTAAATTCAATCTCAAGAGATTTACCTTGGTGGGCGCAACCACGCGCGTAGGTTTGTTGAGCAGCCCTCTGCGCAGCCGTTTCGGCATGTCCGAACACATGGATTTTTATGAGGTCGAAGATCTCACCCGCATTGTCTTGCGTTCGGCCGGGCTCTTATCTTGCGAGCTTCAATGCGAGGCTGCCTCGGAGATCGCGCGCCGGTCGCGCGGCACGCCGCGTGTGGCCAATCGTCTGTTGCGCCGTGTGCGTGATTATGCTCAGGTCATGGAGGACGGTCACATTACGCGGGAGAATGCGTGCATGGCCCTGGAATCCCAGGGCATTGACGGGGCAGGGTTGGACGCATTTGACCGCAAATTATTGGAGACGCTTATTCGTGTGTACGACGGCGGTCCGGTCGGAGTCGAATCCCTGGCTGCCACGCTCAATGAAGAAACGGACACACTCTCCGATGTCTTGGAACCCTATTTGTTGAAAGCAGGGTTCCTTAAACGCACGCCGCGCGGCCGGCAGGTGACGCGTCTGGCGTATGAACATTTCCAAATGGAGCGGACTCATCAAAACAATTCTCAGAAGGAGTTCTTTACTTCAGCCTAG